GCATACCACGATGTGTGATCATAGAACGGTCAAAAATGCGAAGCAATGCTCCTTTTCCTAGCTGTCCAAACTCTTTATCGTCACCAGACATATCATTTGCTGGCGAGGCATCTAATGCATAAAAAATGTCAGGTTTAATCATGTTAGCTGCAACTTGTGCACCTCTCAATCCAACTTCTTCTTGAACAGTTGCTCCAGAGTATAACTGATTCGGGATTTCAATCCCTTGTAATTCCTTCAATAATTCAATGGCTAATCCACAGCCATATCGATTATCCCAAGCTTTCGCTAAAATTTTCTTTTCATTTGCCATTGGTGTAAACGGCGTAATAGGCACTACTTGTTGACCAGGTTTAATTCCAATCTTTTTCGCATCTTCTTCATCATCTGCACCAATGTCAATTAACATATTTTTTTGATCCATTGGTTTTTTTCGCTGTTCTGGTGTTAAATTATGTGGTGGAATAGAACCTATCACACCTGTAATTGGTCCTCTATCAGTCATAATCTGTACCCGCTGTGCTAATAATACCTGTGACCACCAACCACCTAAAGGCTGAAAACGCAACATACCGTTTTTGGTGATTTGGGTAATCATGAAACCTACTTCATCCATATGGCCTGCAACCATAACTTTCGGTCCCTTACCTTTTTTCACACCAAATACACCACCAAGATTATCTTGGATAAGCTCATCGGCATATTTGTCTAACTCGTCACGCATAAACTTGCGTACAAATTGTTCATTTCCAGCTGCACCTTGTAATTCTGTCAATGTACGAAATAATTGTTTTGTCTCTTTATTCATATGTATGACCTCCCAGATATTCATTAAACTACCTATATTGTATCTAATTTATTTAGCCATTACCACTTTTTCGTAAAGTCATGGTTTTCTAAATAGAACTAAATCAGTTATACTAGTATTAAATTTAACACACGAGGTGAAATAAGATGAATTGGAAACCAGTAGCATATGCAGCAGGAATAGGAGCACTAGTAGGTTTTATGGTTAAAGATCAACTAGACAAGCAACCAATAAAACCTGAGAACGCGTTAAAGCGGGCTAAAGAGGCTTTTAAACAACACGGGCCTGTTAGTGGATCGTGGATCTATATGAAACCTGAATCCTTTAACAAGAATGATTTAAACTATACTGTGTACCGTGGTGGTATTACACGAACAATAGATAGTACGAACAAGCAATTTGAGTTTTACGTAGATGCGAAGACAGGTTCAATCATTGAAGTTACACAAACAACATAATACTTACTATAAATAAAAAACAGAGACAATGGATTTAGCCATTGTCTCTGTTTTTTATTAAAATTGGGCACGACATCGATAGATAGGTTGTCCTTTTGAAGAAAACTTCTCTTCGTATTCTGTCATAACATTGGTTTGGTCCTTTACTTCATGTAAATCTAATAAAACTTCTTCTATTTTCATCCCAAACTGAGAGAAACTTTCAACTGAGTAATCAAACAATTGTCTATTATCCGTTTTTAAAACAATCTCGCCACCCGTTTTCAATACTTGCTTATATTGTTCTAAAAATGACTCATGTGTTAAGCGACGCTTAGCATGACGTGCTTTAGGCCATGGATCTGAAAAATTTAAATAGATCTTATCTATTTCATTATCTCCAAACATTGTCCTTAAGTCTTTCGCATCTTCATTAATAAAGCAGACGTTTTCAGGGTTAGTTTCCACCGCTTTTTGCACTGCACTTACTAAAATACTTTCAACTACTTCTATCCCGATAAAATTCGTATTTGAAAATTGTTTTGCCATACCCATTAAAAATTGACCTTTTCCAGTACCAATTTCTAAATGTAAAGGATGGTTATTTTGGAATACAGTTTCCCATTTATTTTTCCATTCACTCGGATTTAATTTGACAAATTTCTCGTTTTCTTTTAAAAAGTCTAGTGCCCACGGTTTATATCTTGCACGCATGCTGTGTTTCTCCTTTTAAATAATTATTTCGTATTTATTAGTATATTTCACATGTCTATGTGAAAAATACACGTAAAGGTGGTGGATAATTAATGGCATTAAATACCTACGATCAATTGAATGTTTTAGTTGATTTGCTTAGTGAACAGGCAGAAGATGCAACAGGTAGTATAGCTGAATGCCAACAAATAAAAAGACTTGTCCAATCTCTAATGGCAAATCAAGCAGTAGATGACCAACGTTTGACTCAGCTGTTACCTGAAATATATAATTACGGACACCAAGGAGAAATCGCCCAAAATCTTGAACAACATATAACGACAAATCAAACAAATATTAAAAATTGGCTTCAAAATATCCCTACTTCTTATAGCTAAGCGCTCTATCTAATAGTCGCTTCAACTCTTGTAGTCGTTGAGCGGCTTCTTTTTGATGCTGATTATAACTAGAAATTACTTCAAGCATCATATACCAATGCATACGTGTAATAAGCTCCTCATTATTTTCAACACCATAGTTTTCTAACCAACTATCCCAATCTGATTCAGGAATATACCAATGTAGAAGCATACCTAAATCAATCGCAGCATCTCCAATTTCTGCATTATCCCAATCAATTAAATATAACTGGCCAAGATCAGATAATAACCAATTATTATGATTTAGATCACAATGACAAACCATTTGCTTTACACCGTACATATGATCAAGTTTATCCTCTAAATACTTAAATACTTGGTGTATAACAACAGGTATAATTGTCTCTTGTTGATTTGTAAATTGGCTCTTTGTATCCTGTAAAAGCTGT
The nucleotide sequence above comes from Paraliobacillus zengyii. Encoded proteins:
- a CDS encoding M42 family metallopeptidase — its product is MNKETKQLFRTLTELQGAAGNEQFVRKFMRDELDKYADELIQDNLGGVFGVKKGKGPKVMVAGHMDEVGFMITQITKNGMLRFQPLGGWWSQVLLAQRVQIMTDRGPITGVIGSIPPHNLTPEQRKKPMDQKNMLIDIGADDEEDAKKIGIKPGQQVVPITPFTPMANEKKILAKAWDNRYGCGLAIELLKELQGIEIPNQLYSGATVQEEVGLRGAQVAANMIKPDIFYALDASPANDMSGDDKEFGQLGKGALLRIFDRSMITHRGMREFVLDTAESNKIPYQYFISQGGTDAGRVHLSNEGVPSAVVGIASRYIHTHASIIHVDDYAAAKALIVELVKNTDNNTVEQIRNNS
- the trmB gene encoding tRNA (guanosine(46)-N7)-methyltransferase TrmB, with amino-acid sequence MRARYKPWALDFLKENEKFVKLNPSEWKNKWETVFQNNHPLHLEIGTGKGQFLMGMAKQFSNTNFIGIEVVESILVSAVQKAVETNPENVCFINEDAKDLRTMFGDNEIDKIYLNFSDPWPKARHAKRRLTHESFLEQYKQVLKTGGEIVLKTDNRQLFDYSVESFSQFGMKIEEVLLDLHEVKDQTNVMTEYEEKFSSKGQPIYRCRAQF
- a CDS encoding phosphotransferase family protein; amino-acid sequence: MEWKVKDVQDILGEEWIIASAGGSSGEAYYAQNKNKRLFLKRNSSPFLAVLSAQGIVPKLVWTKRLENGDVITAQDWLEGKELNPEEMQHPTVANLLSTIHYSTELLDMLTRMGKKPIDPKQLLQDTKSQFTNQQETIIPVVIHQVFKYLEDKLDHMYGVKQMVCHCDLNHNNWLLSDLGQLYLIDWDNAEIGDAAIDLGMLLHWYIPESDWDSWLENYGVENNEELITRMHWYMMLEVISSYNQHQKEAAQRLQELKRLLDRALSYKK
- a CDS encoding YtzH-like family protein, yielding MALNTYDQLNVLVDLLSEQAEDATGSIAECQQIKRLVQSLMANQAVDDQRLTQLLPEIYNYGHQGEIAQNLEQHITTNQTNIKNWLQNIPTSYS
- a CDS encoding PepSY domain-containing protein; the protein is MNWKPVAYAAGIGALVGFMVKDQLDKQPIKPENALKRAKEAFKQHGPVSGSWIYMKPESFNKNDLNYTVYRGGITRTIDSTNKQFEFYVDAKTGSIIEVTQTT